Proteins encoded within one genomic window of Sulfurovum sp. XGS-02:
- the rimM gene encoding ribosome maturation factor RimM (Essential for efficient processing of 16S rRNA), protein MSNDNFFIAQIGRTIGLWGDLKFHLHTDFPEQFKVGQTYKSDRGELTIADINHKRGTIRFRGYESVDSAKKLTNAKLYANEAQTKENCELDEGQYFWFDVIGCSVKQDDEVLGVVEDIQRMAETDYLAVKTDAVLVEAGLSKQFLLPYIERYILKVDTEEKVVYTKDAKDILEAS, encoded by the coding sequence ATGTCCAATGACAACTTTTTTATCGCTCAAATAGGGCGGACCATAGGACTTTGGGGTGACCTCAAATTTCATCTTCATACAGATTTCCCAGAACAGTTTAAAGTCGGACAGACTTATAAAAGTGATCGTGGAGAGCTTACCATCGCCGATATCAATCATAAACGCGGTACGATCCGTTTCAGAGGCTATGAAAGTGTCGATAGTGCAAAAAAGCTCACCAATGCAAAACTCTATGCCAATGAAGCACAAACAAAAGAGAATTGTGAACTGGATGAGGGGCAGTACTTTTGGTTTGATGTGATCGGCTGCAGCGTCAAACAGGATGATGAAGTTTTAGGTGTGGTAGAGGATATACAGCGTATGGCAGAGACAGACTACCTGGCTGTGAAAACAGATGCCGTTTTGGTTGAGGCAGGTTTATCTAAACAGTTCCTGCTCCCTTACATCGAACGTTACATACTCAAAGTTGATACAGAAGAGAAAGTTGTCTATACGAAAGATGCGAAAGACATTTTAGAGGCTAGCTAG
- the smpB gene encoding SsrA-binding protein SmpB — MAINIIAQNKKARHDYEILEKFEAGIVLSGAEVKALRAKRANLADAFCRFIQGELHLMNAHIAHLETASKYFTPDTRAPRKLLLHKKELEKLYVKVHKDGLTIVPLMIYFNERNIAKVSIAIAKGKKLHDKRADMKEKTLKREAQQAMKNRSY; from the coding sequence TTGGCTATCAACATCATAGCACAAAACAAAAAAGCCCGTCACGATTATGAGATACTTGAAAAGTTTGAAGCGGGGATAGTACTCTCAGGGGCTGAAGTCAAAGCGCTGCGTGCCAAACGTGCGAACCTCGCGGATGCCTTTTGCCGATTCATCCAGGGTGAACTTCATCTTATGAATGCCCACATCGCCCATCTTGAAACAGCGAGCAAATATTTTACGCCGGATACGCGTGCACCAAGAAAACTGCTTTTACATAAAAAAGAGTTGGAAAAACTCTATGTGAAAGTACATAAAGACGGCCTGACCATCGTACCGCTGATGATCTATTTCAATGAGCGCAACATAGCCAAAGTGAGCATCGCCATAGCCAAAGGTAAAAAACTTCATGATAAACGTGCCGACATGAAAGAGAAAACACTCAAACGTGAAGCCCAGCAGGCGATGAAAAACAGGAGTTACTGA
- a CDS encoding alpha-L-glutamate ligase-like protein encodes MFANPFKLKKLGILGMNKRNIHYIGAHNDRKYYPLVDNKLKTKIIAQSAGIAVPKLIKTIERQSQLRYLKEILEGIDGFVLKPSQGSGGKGILVIVKREGEEFIKANGQRLELRDIQRDISNILSGLYSLGGKPDIAMLETLVEFDPIFDRYSYEGVPDIRVITYRGYPAMAMLRCSTRESDGKANLHQGAVGVGLDIATGKALFAVQHGSPVTHHPDTGYDFSELEIPHWERILTLAASCYEVTHLGYLGVDIVLDKNLGPLILELNARPGLAIQIANRTGAVKRYDVIDRQQANLDVAQRVKFSMEHFGRKTGEG; translated from the coding sequence ATGTTCGCTAATCCTTTTAAGCTTAAAAAATTGGGTATATTGGGGATGAACAAACGAAATATACATTATATTGGAGCACATAACGATCGTAAATATTATCCTTTGGTGGATAATAAATTAAAAACCAAGATCATTGCCCAAAGTGCCGGTATTGCCGTACCGAAGTTGATCAAAACCATTGAACGTCAGTCACAACTTCGTTATTTGAAAGAGATATTGGAGGGAATTGACGGATTTGTGCTCAAGCCTTCCCAGGGAAGCGGGGGAAAGGGTATTTTGGTCATCGTCAAGCGTGAAGGTGAGGAGTTCATCAAAGCAAACGGACAGAGACTGGAACTGAGGGATATCCAACGCGATATCTCAAATATTCTAAGCGGTCTCTATTCACTCGGAGGAAAACCCGATATCGCCATGCTTGAAACACTGGTAGAGTTTGACCCTATTTTTGATCGCTACAGTTATGAGGGTGTACCGGATATCAGGGTGATCACCTATAGAGGGTACCCTGCCATGGCCATGCTGCGGTGTTCAACCAGGGAGAGTGACGGTAAGGCAAATTTACATCAGGGTGCAGTGGGTGTAGGACTTGATATTGCGACAGGAAAGGCACTTTTTGCCGTACAGCATGGTTCCCCTGTAACACACCACCCTGATACAGGGTATGATTTTTCTGAGCTTGAAATACCGCATTGGGAGAGGATACTGACCCTGGCAGCATCCTGTTATGAAGTAACCCATCTGGGTTACCTGGGTGTAGATATCGTATTGGACAAAAACCTAGGTCCTTTGATCCTGGAGCTCAATGCCCGTCCCGGGCTGGCTATACAAATTGCCAATAGAACAGGTGCCGTAAAACGCTATGACGTGATCGATAGACAACAAGCTAATTTGGATGTGGCACAGAGAGTAAAGTTCTCAATGGAACATTTTGGTAGGAAAACAGGTGAAGGCTAA
- the trmD gene encoding tRNA (guanosine(37)-N1)-methyltransferase TrmD: protein MHFSFVTLFPELIKGYFSESILKRAIEDEKISIDFYNPRDFTTDKHKRVDAPMIGGGAGMLMTPQPLMDTLKKIRETSEKAHIVFVSPVAKPFTQNDARRLAKKEHVVLVSGRYEGIDERVIEAQADELFSIGDFILTGGELASMVVCDAISRNVEGVLGNSDSLSVESFEASLLEAPSFTKPKNYENNEVVSEFLKGNHSKITDLKRGLALCKTKYFRPDLYKKGITHEK from the coding sequence ATGCATTTCTCTTTTGTCACACTTTTCCCGGAGCTTATCAAAGGGTATTTCTCTGAAAGTATCTTAAAGCGTGCCATCGAAGATGAAAAGATCTCTATCGATTTTTACAATCCGCGTGATTTTACTACAGATAAACACAAACGTGTAGATGCCCCGATGATAGGTGGGGGTGCAGGTATGCTGATGACTCCACAACCTTTGATGGATACGCTTAAAAAGATCAGAGAAACCTCTGAAAAAGCACATATCGTGTTTGTCTCCCCTGTGGCAAAACCATTCACACAAAACGATGCAAGACGTTTAGCGAAAAAAGAGCATGTGGTACTGGTGAGCGGGCGGTATGAAGGGATCGATGAAAGGGTGATAGAAGCCCAGGCAGATGAACTCTTTTCAATAGGAGACTTTATATTGACCGGCGGAGAGTTGGCAAGTATGGTGGTCTGTGATGCGATTAGCCGTAATGTTGAAGGGGTCTTAGGTAACAGTGACTCTTTAAGTGTAGAGAGCTTTGAAGCATCACTTTTAGAAGCCCCTTCTTTTACGAAACCCAAGAATTATGAAAACAATGAAGTAGTTTCAGAATTCCTAAAGGGTAATCATAGTAAAATCACGGACTTAAAAAGAGGGCTTGCTTTGTGTAAAACAAAGTATTTTAGGCCAGACTTATACAAAAAAGGTATAACACATGAGAAATAA
- a CDS encoding RluA family pseudouridine synthase, which produces MATDKAYKVLAMAKGISNNKAKELIDRGLVYVEDKKVKIARAEIRTDTNFRIEYPEDIEILYEDEDIIAVNKPAQVDSYEIQDSIAGAELLHRLDRDTSGVLLLGKNREFIERAIKEFKNRKVEKHYVAWVEGVLYEKVDIDEPIFTVKKGKAFSMIDPVRGKKAHTVVKPEEIQGKKSKVHIEITTGRTHQIRVHLAHIGHPIVGDEQYGSRTQSKRILLHSAKMKLLDYEFNAAEPKDIARYK; this is translated from the coding sequence ATGGCTACAGATAAAGCATATAAAGTCCTTGCAATGGCAAAGGGCATTTCAAACAACAAAGCAAAAGAACTGATAGACAGGGGACTGGTCTATGTGGAAGATAAAAAAGTGAAGATCGCCAGAGCAGAGATACGCACGGATACGAACTTTCGTATAGAGTATCCTGAAGATATAGAGATTCTCTATGAAGATGAAGATATCATTGCGGTCAACAAACCTGCCCAGGTAGACAGTTATGAGATCCAGGATTCCATAGCGGGCGCGGAACTGCTGCACAGGCTTGACCGGGATACATCGGGTGTACTGCTCTTAGGAAAGAACAGGGAGTTTATAGAGCGTGCCATTAAAGAGTTCAAGAACCGTAAAGTAGAAAAACATTATGTGGCATGGGTAGAAGGTGTACTGTATGAAAAGGTGGATATAGACGAACCTATCTTTACGGTGAAAAAAGGGAAAGCCTTCTCTATGATAGACCCGGTACGAGGCAAAAAAGCACATACCGTGGTCAAACCTGAAGAGATACAGGGGAAAAAGTCCAAAGTCCATATAGAGATCACGACAGGAAGAACGCACCAGATCCGTGTACATCTTGCACATATAGGGCATCCTATCGTAGGTGACGAACAGTACGGGAGCCGTACACAGTCAAAACGTATCCTTCTGCACTCTGCCAAAATGAAATTACTGGACTATGAGTTCAATGCAGCAGAGCCCAAAGACATCGCGAGATATAAGTAA
- a CDS encoding KH domain-containing protein: MVKDFLLSYAKLLVNNPEDISIEISEVDEGFDEITIFANSEDIGKLIGKEGRMINSIKTVISGCKAKGGKNYRVNVKASK; encoded by the coding sequence ATGGTTAAAGACTTCCTACTCTCCTATGCCAAACTTTTGGTAAACAACCCTGAAGATATCTCTATAGAGATCTCAGAGGTTGATGAGGGGTTTGATGAGATCACCATCTTTGCGAACAGTGAAGATATAGGTAAACTTATCGGTAAAGAGGGAAGAATGATCAACTCTATTAAAACAGTCATCTCCGGCTGTAAAGCAAAAGGCGGTAAAAACTACCGCGTTAACGTAAAAGCTTCAAAGTAA
- a CDS encoding DUF167 domain-containing protein, with translation MFYNIEDATVSLRIKAQPNASKNEFCEVYDNDAIKIRIKAPAVEGAANKELVKFLAKSFKVSKSDILFKTGQHSKIKIVAFPLNDKFKDWIEENGYR, from the coding sequence GTGTTTTATAACATAGAAGATGCAACCGTCAGTTTACGGATCAAAGCACAGCCCAATGCGAGTAAAAACGAGTTTTGCGAAGTGTATGATAACGATGCCATCAAGATACGCATTAAAGCACCGGCAGTAGAAGGTGCGGCAAACAAAGAGTTAGTAAAATTTCTTGCAAAAAGTTTTAAGGTTTCAAAAAGTGATATACTTTTTAAAACGGGGCAACATAGCAAGATCAAAATAGTGGCATTTCCACTGAATGATAAATTTAAAGATTGGATAGAAGAAAATGGCTACAGATAA
- a CDS encoding HugZ family protein codes for MKRLEELLAGYQSVVLGTLGSNGYPFSSYAPFYYDGELLYIFISDMATHTKNIQTTPRASTLFIEDESKSENIFARKRISLQCDVTSVSKDEERFQTVMKQFQHKFDAPLVTMLMGLKDFNLYALKPLYGEATFGFGEAYHIGGEKMNELVTRSGENGHKR; via the coding sequence ATGAAAAGACTTGAAGAATTGTTGGCTGGATATCAGAGTGTGGTTCTTGGAACACTCGGCAGCAACGGCTACCCTTTCTCCTCTTATGCACCTTTTTACTATGATGGGGAACTACTCTATATCTTCATCTCAGATATGGCTACACATACAAAAAATATACAGACAACACCCCGTGCTTCCACACTCTTTATTGAAGATGAGAGCAAGAGTGAAAATATCTTTGCAAGAAAGCGCATATCTTTACAATGTGATGTCACTTCTGTCTCTAAGGATGAAGAGAGATTTCAAACGGTAATGAAACAATTCCAACATAAGTTCGATGCCCCTTTAGTGACCATGCTCATGGGGTTGAAGGACTTTAACCTTTATGCACTCAAGCCCCTTTACGGAGAAGCGACCTTTGGCTTCGGAGAAGCCTATCATATAGGCGGAGAGAAGATGAATGAACTTGTAACAAGGAGCGGAGAGAACGGTCACAAACGATAG
- the rplS gene encoding 50S ribosomal protein L19 yields MRNKYIESFEQAQVENRNIPEFRAGDTVRVAVRIKEGEKTRVQNYEGLCIAIRGQGTGRTFNVRKMGANSVGVERIFPIYSDSIESIEVLRRGRVRRAKLFYLRELKGKAARIKELRRK; encoded by the coding sequence ATGAGAAATAAATACATTGAAAGCTTCGAGCAAGCACAAGTTGAAAACAGAAATATCCCAGAATTCAGAGCGGGTGATACAGTAAGAGTAGCCGTAAGAATTAAAGAGGGTGAAAAGACAAGAGTTCAGAACTATGAAGGTCTTTGTATCGCGATCAGAGGTCAAGGAACTGGTAGAACGTTCAACGTAAGAAAAATGGGTGCTAACTCTGTTGGTGTTGAGAGAATCTTCCCAATTTACTCAGACTCTATCGAAAGTATTGAAGTACTTAGAAGAGGTAGAGTAAGAAGAGCTAAATTGTTCTATCTTAGAGAGCTTAAAGGTAAAGCAGCAAGAATCAAAGAACTTAGAAGAAAGTAA
- a CDS encoding RimK/LysX family protein, which translates to MFSVSFVEAQEDTALSTEQKNTYVNLNTEKPDSKIIIGALENVRLVPPNEVLKARIDTGAKTTSIDARNITPFERDGKQWVRFDFVSGKKEHTIERKVVKTVQIKRHGAESMDRYVVKMRVILGDVSQLISVNLSDREEYKYPVLIGRNFLRDFFIVDVSKKYQFKPMSLPK; encoded by the coding sequence TTGTTCAGTGTATCTTTTGTTGAAGCACAAGAAGATACTGCACTCTCAACGGAGCAAAAAAATACTTATGTAAATCTAAATACAGAAAAGCCAGATTCCAAGATCATTATCGGAGCGTTGGAGAATGTTCGACTTGTACCTCCCAATGAGGTACTTAAAGCACGTATTGACACAGGTGCAAAAACGACCTCTATCGATGCCCGCAATATCACTCCTTTTGAACGTGATGGAAAGCAGTGGGTACGGTTTGACTTTGTATCAGGGAAAAAAGAACATACAATTGAGAGAAAGGTGGTCAAAACAGTACAGATCAAGCGTCATGGAGCAGAGTCAATGGACCGTTATGTGGTAAAGATGCGTGTCATACTCGGTGATGTATCTCAGTTGATCTCGGTGAACTTGAGCGATAGAGAGGAGTATAAATATCCTGTACTTATAGGACGAAATTTCTTACGCGATTTTTTTATCGTTGATGTTTCAAAAAAATATCAATTCAAACCTATGTCTTTACCTAAATAA
- the rpsP gene encoding 30S ribosomal protein S16 translates to MTMIRMTRMGRKKKPFYRIVVTDSRKRRDGGWIESIGHYNPVSANKDLTLDEERLNYWLSVGAQMSPTVKRLAGKK, encoded by the coding sequence ATGACAATGATCAGAATGACAAGAATGGGTAGAAAGAAAAAGCCATTTTACAGAATCGTAGTAACAGATAGCAGAAAAAGAAGAGATGGTGGTTGGATCGAATCAATCGGTCACTATAACCCGGTAAGTGCAAACAAAGATCTTACACTTGACGAAGAGAGATTGAACTACTGGTTAAGTGTTGGTGCACAAATGAGCCCGACAGTAAAAAGACTAGCAGGTAAAAAATAG
- the ffh gene encoding signal recognition particle protein — translation MFDTLTDSFKNAIGKIRFHDDEKALKKATTELKKSLLKADVHHKVVKDLISSVEVETKQNGVGKDNFLKALQTKLTDILTIEGAPKGFTFASKPPTVVLMIGLQGSGKTTTTGKLAYFLKEQKKKKVMVIAADLQRLAAVEQLRQITSQIEVELVADESATPVEIVKQGLAKAEKELYDVVLIDTAGRLAIDEELMDELAEVKKVAEPDELFYVADAMTGQDAVRTAQTFKEKIGITGVVLSKFDGDSKGGVALGLTQQVGAPLRFIGAGEKMPDLEQFISDRIVSRLMGAGDVESLAEKAAAAIDPKEAKKFTQKIKKGHFNFNDFLAQMEQMKKLGSMKSIMGMIPGMGNMAKQIGDMDLENSDEIKMIKAMVSSMTPKEREDPDLLTNTRKRRLAAGAGLDQVQVNRVLKQFKNAAKMAKKLSGKGGMKQMQDMMAKMQGGGFPGGPR, via the coding sequence ATGTTTGATACTTTAACTGATAGTTTTAAAAATGCCATAGGCAAAATTCGTTTTCATGATGATGAAAAAGCACTTAAAAAAGCAACTACGGAACTGAAGAAATCACTTTTAAAAGCAGATGTGCACCATAAAGTAGTGAAAGATCTCATTTCAAGTGTAGAGGTTGAGACCAAGCAAAACGGTGTAGGTAAAGACAACTTCCTCAAAGCACTGCAAACCAAACTTACTGATATCTTAACGATAGAAGGTGCACCTAAAGGTTTCACTTTCGCCTCTAAACCGCCAACAGTCGTACTGATGATAGGTCTACAGGGATCCGGTAAAACAACGACAACGGGTAAATTGGCCTATTTCCTAAAAGAACAGAAAAAGAAGAAGGTCATGGTTATCGCAGCCGACCTTCAGAGACTTGCAGCGGTAGAACAGCTCAGACAGATCACTTCACAGATAGAAGTGGAACTGGTAGCTGATGAGAGTGCTACACCTGTAGAGATAGTCAAGCAGGGGCTTGCAAAGGCAGAGAAAGAGCTTTATGATGTGGTACTTATAGATACTGCAGGACGTTTGGCTATCGATGAAGAACTGATGGATGAGCTTGCAGAGGTGAAGAAGGTGGCAGAGCCGGATGAACTCTTCTATGTAGCGGATGCAATGACAGGTCAGGATGCAGTCAGAACAGCACAAACGTTTAAAGAGAAGATAGGTATCACCGGTGTGGTACTTTCCAAGTTTGATGGTGACTCCAAAGGTGGTGTGGCACTCGGGCTTACACAACAGGTAGGTGCCCCGCTCCGTTTCATTGGTGCAGGTGAAAAGATGCCCGATCTTGAGCAGTTCATCTCAGACAGGATCGTAAGCCGTCTGATGGGTGCAGGAGATGTGGAATCACTGGCAGAAAAAGCAGCAGCCGCCATAGACCCGAAAGAGGCAAAAAAATTCACACAGAAGATCAAAAAAGGCCATTTCAATTTCAATGATTTCCTGGCACAGATGGAACAGATGAAGAAACTTGGAAGCATGAAGTCCATCATGGGAATGATCCCTGGTATGGGGAATATGGCAAAACAGATAGGTGATATGGACCTGGAAAACTCTGATGAGATCAAAATGATCAAAGCGATGGTCTCGTCTATGACACCCAAAGAGAGAGAAGATCCGGATCTTCTTACCAACACGCGCAAGAGACGTTTGGCAGCAGGTGCCGGACTGGATCAGGTACAGGTGAACCGTGTGCTGAAGCAGTTTAAAAATGCTGCAAAGATGGCGAAGAAGCTATCAGGAAAAGGCGGAATGAAACAGATGCAGGACATGATGGCAAAAATGCAGGGCGGCGGTTTTCCTGGCGGACCACGCTAA
- the truC gene encoding tRNA pseudouridine(65) synthase TruC — protein sequence MDKTETHPLEILYQDAYLVAINKPSGLLVHKSPIDKHETEFALQLVRDQIGEYVYPIHRLDKPTSGVLLFALNAQVAKTMSLLFRSSQVHKEYMAVVRGFTEDASLIDHPLKQMLDTKEQKKQGITKEVQEAQTAYERLATVELPFPVSRYPVARYSLVKLFPKTGRKHQLRRHMKHIFHPIIGDTKHGRGEHNTLFREKYVCHRLLLHSNRISFIHPVHQEKIVIEATLDDTWQRIFKEFGWEQVEY from the coding sequence ATGGATAAAACGGAAACACACCCCTTGGAAATTCTTTATCAGGATGCGTACCTTGTAGCGATCAATAAACCATCAGGTCTGCTTGTGCACAAGTCACCCATAGACAAACATGAAACAGAGTTCGCACTGCAACTGGTACGTGACCAGATAGGAGAGTATGTCTATCCTATCCACCGTTTGGACAAACCGACCTCGGGGGTCTTGCTTTTTGCATTGAATGCCCAAGTGGCCAAGACAATGTCCCTTCTTTTTCGTTCTTCCCAAGTCCACAAAGAGTACATGGCCGTCGTACGCGGTTTTACCGAAGATGCATCACTGATAGACCATCCGCTCAAACAGATGTTAGATACCAAGGAGCAGAAGAAACAGGGGATTACCAAAGAAGTACAAGAAGCACAAACCGCGTATGAACGTTTGGCAACGGTGGAGTTGCCCTTTCCCGTAAGCCGTTATCCTGTTGCCCGTTACTCTTTGGTAAAACTTTTTCCAAAAACTGGAAGGAAACATCAACTCAGACGACATATGAAACATATATTTCATCCCATTATTGGAGATACAAAACATGGAAGAGGCGAGCACAATACACTTTTCCGTGAAAAATATGTATGCCATAGGCTTCTGTTGCATTCAAATAGGATCTCTTTTATCCATCCTGTACATCAGGAAAAAATAGTCATAGAGGCGACATTGGATGATACTTGGCAGAGAATTTTCAAAGAATTTGGATGGGAACAGGTTGAGTATTAG
- a CDS encoding inactive transglutaminase family protein, which translates to MSRRLQALLITFILAFTGFFIVWYKVGVLGIPFLPHEKRSVYTVGAEISFVGQKKSVLVSMALPEPQEGMQILSEDVASSGFGYAEGETKEGKRAEWSRRNVVGPQKLYYSLEVLIEPGEYKPKHPITPSEQETETLSDLPNILQDTAKNLLHDVRSRSADTHSFVAQLIKDFSAKEPSQAVKILLAQAGETKIDLLYRLLRYRKISVRKIHGLFLESARRNIVLTPMLDVYDGKNWQLYDLKKGKVIRDKNFFVWQQGSASLIEVTGARKSNISFSVNERQVPVQNLLEKKELVKKAAILDFSLFTLPISAQNAYRHILLVPFGALVVVLLRILVGLRTSGTFMPVLIALAFMETTLSAGLIMFILIVGMGLVIRSYLSSLNLLLVARISAVMIVVILIMSFMSILSFKLGIKEVLTVTFFPMIILAWTIERMSILWEEEGAREVFIQGGGSLIVAVCAYFVMSDPFVSHIAVNFPELLLVVLAVIIMIGRYSGYRLSELIRFRSMVE; encoded by the coding sequence ATGTCTAGAAGATTGCAAGCACTATTGATTACTTTCATTTTGGCATTCACTGGATTTTTTATCGTCTGGTATAAGGTCGGTGTACTTGGCATACCATTTTTACCTCATGAAAAGCGTTCCGTCTATACGGTTGGAGCAGAGATCTCATTTGTAGGACAGAAGAAATCAGTCTTGGTCTCTATGGCACTTCCAGAGCCTCAAGAGGGGATGCAGATACTCTCTGAAGATGTTGCATCATCCGGGTTTGGTTATGCTGAAGGAGAAACAAAAGAGGGCAAAAGGGCTGAATGGAGTAGACGAAACGTTGTAGGGCCGCAGAAGCTTTACTACTCTCTAGAAGTTTTGATAGAACCTGGAGAATATAAGCCCAAGCATCCTATCACTCCCTCTGAGCAAGAAACTGAAACGCTGAGTGATCTTCCGAATATACTACAGGATACAGCAAAAAATCTTTTACATGATGTACGTTCCAGATCTGCAGATACACATTCTTTTGTGGCACAATTGATCAAAGATTTTAGTGCAAAAGAACCTTCTCAGGCAGTGAAGATACTACTTGCACAGGCAGGAGAGACTAAAATTGATCTCCTCTACCGTCTTTTACGATACAGAAAAATATCAGTACGAAAGATCCATGGACTTTTCCTGGAAAGTGCACGGCGTAATATCGTATTGACGCCTATGCTGGATGTTTATGATGGAAAAAATTGGCAACTTTATGATTTGAAAAAAGGTAAAGTGATCCGTGATAAGAATTTTTTTGTTTGGCAGCAAGGTAGTGCTTCACTGATCGAAGTCACCGGTGCGAGAAAATCGAACATTAGTTTTTCCGTCAATGAGCGTCAGGTTCCCGTACAAAACCTTCTTGAGAAAAAAGAACTTGTCAAAAAGGCAGCCATATTGGATTTTTCACTCTTTACCCTGCCGATATCTGCACAGAATGCGTATAGGCATATCTTACTGGTACCTTTTGGTGCATTGGTCGTGGTACTGTTAAGGATTCTGGTGGGGTTGAGAACCTCAGGAACCTTTATGCCTGTTTTGATCGCATTGGCTTTTATGGAGACAACACTTTCTGCAGGGCTGATCATGTTTATTCTGATCGTAGGAATGGGTCTGGTCATTCGTTCCTATTTGAGCAGCCTAAACTTGTTACTGGTTGCAAGGATCTCTGCAGTAATGATCGTCGTGATCCTTATTATGTCCTTTATGAGTATTTTAAGTTTTAAACTGGGGATCAAAGAAGTGCTTACGGTCACATTTTTCCCTATGATCATCTTAGCCTGGACAATTGAAAGAATGTCTATATTATGGGAAGAAGAGGGTGCAAGAGAGGTCTTTATTCAGGGGGGAGGTTCACTGATCGTCGCTGTGTGTGCTTACTTTGTTATGAGTGATCCTTTTGTTTCACATATTGCTGTGAATTTCCCGGAACTCCTTTTGGTCGTATTGGCTGTGATTATTATGATCGGACGTTACAGTGGGTACCGGTTGAGTGAACTCATTCGTTTTAGATCCATGGTGGAGTAA
- the waaA gene encoding lipid IV(A) 3-deoxy-D-manno-octulosonic acid transferase — MEKLFFFLYSLLTFSLYLIALPFLVLFSFKTKYKDSLPARFFLWHNKPLKPDGIWFHSCSFGEAKAIKSLVERLPQESMRMSTTTHTGFNVIEGYTKESRYLPFEPLLLGWLKPQKALVVMEAEFWYLLFALAQSRGAKTLLINARMSDRSFPRYEKIGWLYREIFKHIDEVYAQTAKDKERLESLGAQNVVVTGNIKLAHLPGVTKEIKKPSSLVVCGASTHEGEEALILDAFAALKKEDPEAVLLLVPRHPERFDKVAKMMEAFAERYQLTAQRYSQNEVLSSDMILVDVLGELVNMYAISDIVILGGAFEPIGGHNAAEAAQFGCKIISGKHYFNQKDIFDAIEGIAVVEASNLSRRLLQHGLLKPTKIKNKSDITGIIESLERVL; from the coding sequence ATGGAGAAACTTTTCTTTTTTCTCTATAGTCTTCTCACTTTTTCCCTTTATCTTATTGCTCTTCCTTTTTTAGTCTTATTCTCTTTTAAAACCAAATATAAAGATTCGCTGCCTGCAAGATTTTTCTTATGGCACAACAAGCCTTTAAAGCCTGATGGGATCTGGTTCCACTCTTGTAGTTTTGGAGAAGCAAAAGCCATCAAATCTTTGGTGGAGAGACTGCCGCAAGAGAGCATGCGGATGAGTACCACAACACACACGGGTTTTAATGTGATAGAGGGGTACACGAAAGAGAGCAGATATCTGCCTTTTGAACCTTTGCTTTTGGGCTGGCTGAAACCGCAGAAGGCATTGGTGGTGATGGAGGCGGAGTTTTGGTATCTGCTTTTTGCATTGGCACAGAGCAGAGGGGCTAAAACCTTGCTGATCAATGCACGTATGAGTGACAGGTCTTTCCCCAGGTATGAAAAGATAGGGTGGCTCTACAGAGAGATCTTTAAGCACATAGATGAAGTCTATGCACAAACAGCCAAAGACAAAGAGCGCTTAGAGTCTCTAGGTGCACAAAATGTTGTGGTGACGGGTAATATCAAGTTGGCACATTTACCCGGGGTCACCAAGGAGATCAAAAAACCTTCCTCTTTGGTTGTCTGTGGAGCGAGCACACACGAGGGAGAAGAGGCCCTGATCCTGGATGCCTTTGCAGCGCTTAAGAAGGAAGATCCTGAAGCTGTGCTGCTTTTAGTACCGCGCCATCCGGAACGTTTTGACAAAGTGGCTAAAATGATGGAAGCGTTTGCTGAAAGATATCAGCTTACGGCACAACGTTATTCACAAAATGAAGTGTTGAGCTCTGATATGATCCTGGTCGATGTTCTGGGTGAATTGGTCAACATGTATGCCATCAGTGATATTGTGATACTTGGCGGTGCATTTGAACCTATAGGGGGTCACAATGCGGCAGAAGCAGCACAGTTCGGATGCAAGATCATCTCCGGGAAGCACTACTTCAACCAAAAAGATATTTTTGATGCTATTGAAGGTATTGCAGTCGTAGAGGCATCCAATCTTTCTAGAAGATTGCTGCAGCATGGATTGCTTAAACCCACAAAGATAAAGAACAAGAGTGACATCACAGGTATCATAGAGAGCTTAGAGCGTGTTTTATAA